The following are from one region of the Paenibacillus sp. JZ16 genome:
- a CDS encoding ABC transporter permease, translating into MAPILLSQWMKEKRNPWMIIMFIGLSILATLMFGGKADSKIKIDIFTADGAVDESEAKWIEWLNQNDTFEFRMEDEQTARKKVREGRADLAVKLVSDDYRIIAAMDNPYAQLADQHLRTVYERELQLRAAAANLQDETKFREHVHAYMEKPPLRLQSESQGGGELVSHDMGLQLMFGFSLFLVMFTIGFKVNTITKDKASGVWNRLILSPVRKTEMYMGHLLYSSVIGILQIILVLLIFRYGFGFDLGDQFGLLLLVTVIYTLTIVALSMLFVGILQSPEQFGTLFPSIIPIMPLISGVYMPPGTITNPILLGLAEVIPLTHAMKALTGIVVYGNGIADLWIPITKLLLIGVLCMGIGINLMERRHV; encoded by the coding sequence ATGGCGCCCATCTTATTATCGCAATGGATGAAAGAAAAGCGGAATCCATGGATGATCATCATGTTCATCGGTCTGAGCATATTGGCCACGCTGATGTTCGGAGGGAAGGCTGATAGCAAGATCAAGATTGACATCTTCACCGCAGACGGGGCGGTTGATGAGTCCGAAGCCAAGTGGATCGAATGGCTGAATCAAAACGATACGTTCGAATTTCGAATGGAGGATGAACAGACGGCAAGAAAGAAAGTGCGCGAGGGACGCGCAGATCTCGCCGTGAAGCTGGTCTCGGACGATTATCGCATCATAGCCGCAATGGATAACCCATATGCCCAGTTAGCTGATCAGCATCTCCGTACGGTTTATGAACGAGAGCTGCAGCTTCGGGCCGCAGCGGCGAACCTGCAAGATGAAACGAAATTTCGCGAGCACGTGCATGCTTATATGGAGAAGCCACCCTTGCGTCTCCAATCCGAGTCGCAGGGTGGGGGAGAACTCGTTTCACATGATATGGGACTTCAGCTGATGTTCGGATTTTCGTTATTCCTGGTCATGTTTACCATTGGTTTCAAGGTAAATACGATTACGAAGGATAAAGCCTCCGGCGTATGGAATCGGCTGATACTGTCTCCTGTCCGAAAAACAGAGATGTATATGGGTCATCTGCTATACAGCTCTGTGATCGGCATCTTGCAGATCATCCTGGTGCTGCTTATCTTTCGGTATGGTTTCGGCTTCGACCTAGGCGACCAATTCGGCTTGCTGCTGCTAGTCACTGTGATCTACACACTGACCATCGTCGCTTTATCCATGCTCTTTGTTGGCATCTTGCAGTCGCCTGAGCAATTTGGGACGTTGTTTCCGTCCATCATTCCGATCATGCCGCTCATCAGCGGGGTATATATGCCGCCAGGCACAATCACGAATCCGATTCTGCTTGGCCTCGCGGAAGTCATTCCGCTGACGCATGCTATGAAAGCATTGACGGGAATAGTTGTGTACGGCAATGGCATCGCGGATCTCTGGATCCCGATTACCAAATTGCTGCTCATCGGGGTGTTGTGCATGGGCATAGGCATTAATTTGATGGAGCGGCGTCATGTGTAG
- the pdxR gene encoding MocR-like pyridoxine biosynthesis transcription factor PdxR, giving the protein MAEEWKLNKYSDVPLHRQIYDDIKSRIMNGEWPVGTRIPTQRELAAKYQVNRSTIVYALGELAADGLIESRVGQGTVIINNTWSLLAATPPPDWNQYVKSGSYQPNIQMIQQINRAETDSNMIRLGTGELSPDLLPTDQIRETFNGRMSSRFTLGYSEPKGSLYLREFISEHLKKKGIIASPASILIVSGGLQGLQLISLGLLHHGSSMLVENPSYLNSIHVFQSAGMHLHGIPMDENGIRTEAIGRLKRQHRAALLYTIPAFHNPTGTLMSSDRRAELLRICTQERLPLIEDDVYGDLWFDTPSPPPLKASDKQGLVLYMGSMSKTLGPGLRIGWIAGPEPVIDRLSDIKMQTDYGSSSLSQHAVAEWLSSGLYENHLDHIRSELRKRRDFTLSLLEQHFLDIAHWNIPQGGFYIWLRIKNPLSIRPLFEQALKESILLNPGNIYDRNDQQHLRLSYAYASYDQLKSGLIRLAKLIRLHALS; this is encoded by the coding sequence ATGGCTGAAGAATGGAAATTAAATAAGTACTCCGATGTGCCGCTTCATCGGCAAATTTATGATGATATCAAGAGCAGAATCATGAACGGGGAATGGCCGGTCGGAACCCGAATTCCCACGCAGCGAGAGCTAGCTGCCAAATATCAAGTTAACCGCAGCACCATTGTGTATGCGCTCGGGGAGCTCGCTGCAGACGGTTTAATTGAATCCCGCGTGGGACAAGGCACGGTGATTATCAACAATACTTGGAGTTTACTTGCTGCCACGCCTCCGCCTGATTGGAATCAATATGTAAAATCCGGCTCCTATCAGCCCAATATCCAGATGATCCAGCAAATCAATCGTGCGGAAACCGATTCGAACATGATCCGTCTCGGAACAGGCGAGCTCTCGCCCGATCTCCTCCCGACCGACCAAATACGGGAGACGTTTAACGGCAGGATGTCCAGCCGTTTCACCTTGGGCTACTCGGAACCGAAAGGGAGCCTATATTTAAGAGAATTCATCAGTGAGCATCTGAAAAAGAAAGGGATTATAGCCTCCCCTGCTTCCATACTCATCGTTTCCGGGGGGCTGCAAGGCTTACAGCTGATCTCGCTGGGACTGCTGCATCACGGCTCCTCCATGTTGGTGGAGAATCCCTCTTACCTGAACTCGATCCATGTGTTTCAATCCGCCGGCATGCATTTGCACGGCATCCCTATGGATGAGAACGGGATCCGAACGGAAGCCATCGGGAGACTCAAGCGCCAACACAGGGCTGCTCTGCTGTATACCATCCCTGCCTTTCATAACCCAACCGGCACCCTGATGTCTTCTGACAGGCGGGCAGAGCTGCTTCGGATATGCACTCAGGAAAGGTTGCCCTTAATCGAAGATGACGTGTATGGGGATTTATGGTTCGATACCCCCTCGCCACCTCCGCTGAAGGCTTCGGATAAACAAGGTCTGGTGCTCTATATGGGCAGCATGTCCAAGACCCTGGGTCCCGGGCTGCGCATCGGGTGGATCGCCGGGCCTGAGCCTGTCATCGACCGGCTGTCCGACATCAAAATGCAAACCGATTACGGCTCCAGCTCACTATCCCAGCATGCCGTCGCGGAATGGCTCTCCAGCGGGTTATATGAGAATCATCTCGATCATATACGGTCAGAGCTTAGGAAACGCCGAGATTTTACCCTATCGTTACTTGAGCAACATTTCCTCGATATCGCACACTGGAATATCCCTCAAGGCGGATTCTATATTTGGCTTCGTATCAAGAATCCCCTCTCTATTCGGCCTTTATTTGAGCAGGCGCTGAAGGAGAGTATTTTGCTTAATCCCGGAAATATATATGACCGTAACGACCAGCAGCATCTGCGCCTATCCTATGCATACGCCTCGTACGATCAGCTGAAGAGCGGGCTTATCCGGCTGGCAAAGCTTATCCGCCTTCATGCGTTGTCATGA
- a CDS encoding LysE/ArgO family amino acid transporter: MISVLLHGFILALGLILPLGVQNVFVFNQGAVQSRFVKALPAIITASLCDTLLISLAVLGVSVVVLEYEWIRTVLFTLGICFLVYMGMVTWKSKPSGQVLEEARSFTPKRQIVFAMSVSLLNPHAVLDTMGVIGTSSLQYSGMDKVIFAVVCIAVSWLWFLGLGIAGRAAGRMDASGKLLSTLNRISALIMWGTAAYLGVSLILS, translated from the coding sequence ATGATCAGTGTCTTGCTTCATGGCTTCATCCTGGCTTTAGGCCTTATTCTTCCTTTGGGCGTCCAGAACGTGTTTGTATTTAATCAGGGAGCGGTACAATCCCGCTTCGTCAAGGCACTGCCCGCCATAATTACGGCATCGCTCTGTGATACGCTGCTGATCTCATTAGCGGTTCTGGGCGTATCCGTTGTTGTTCTGGAATATGAATGGATCCGAACCGTGCTGTTTACATTGGGGATTTGTTTCCTGGTCTATATGGGAATGGTGACCTGGAAGAGCAAACCTTCGGGTCAAGTGTTGGAAGAGGCTCGTTCGTTTACGCCGAAGAGGCAAATTGTTTTTGCCATGTCCGTATCCTTGTTAAATCCGCATGCTGTCCTGGACACGATGGGGGTCATTGGCACAAGCTCTCTTCAATATTCAGGGATGGATAAAGTGATTTTTGCCGTCGTATGCATCGCAGTTTCATGGCTGTGGTTCTTGGGTCTAGGAATAGCAGGCAGGGCAGCTGGAAGGATGGATGCATCAGGGAAATTGTTGTCTACGTTGAACCGAATATCCGCGTTGATTATGTGGGGAACAGCGGCGTATCTGGGGGTTAGCCTGATTCTATCTTAG
- a CDS encoding GNAT family N-acetyltransferase yields MEYRLVKADRKMFSKYFATYYKNNWFRPSWGDLTKVLSASDDGYWVFAGEDKAAGVYLSDHSIALVFGIPPYSITTKMMDAVKRYALKSWKLTEDLHAYNVLAEQEIAFRETGFVRVESRQCMMRPTEQLETSMDLNDMHRIPSIDDMSKIVEVFREAYANGPDEREAQVYAEDVARYFDAVDPKLLGASSVVYDRITGEIVGVCLISLWEGLPLVYSIAVLPQHRGMGLATAMLDRALTVLEPDYPVLRLFVTTGNQAEQLYRKRGFLSGGEYHQLRYTIE; encoded by the coding sequence ATGGAATACAGATTAGTAAAGGCGGATCGCAAAATGTTCTCGAAATATTTCGCTACCTATTATAAGAATAATTGGTTTAGACCGAGCTGGGGTGATTTAACCAAGGTTCTATCGGCTTCGGACGACGGTTACTGGGTATTCGCAGGCGAAGATAAAGCGGCTGGGGTTTATTTGTCTGACCATTCTATCGCTCTTGTATTTGGCATCCCCCCATATTCCATTACCACCAAGATGATGGATGCCGTAAAGCGCTATGCCTTAAAATCTTGGAAATTGACAGAGGATCTGCATGCATATAACGTTCTAGCTGAGCAGGAGATCGCTTTTCGTGAAACTGGTTTCGTTCGAGTTGAATCCAGGCAATGCATGATGCGGCCTACCGAGCAGCTGGAAACATCGATGGATCTCAATGATATGCATAGAATACCGTCAATAGATGATATGTCTAAGATTGTAGAGGTGTTTAGGGAAGCCTATGCTAATGGACCGGATGAGCGGGAAGCCCAGGTTTATGCTGAGGACGTAGCACGATATTTTGACGCAGTGGACCCCAAGCTGTTGGGAGCATCTTCCGTAGTATATGACCGAATAACGGGAGAAATCGTCGGTGTATGTTTGATCTCTTTATGGGAGGGCTTGCCACTCGTCTATAGTATCGCCGTATTACCCCAACATCGAGGGATGGGGTTGGCAACCGCGATGCTGGATAGGGCGTTAACAGTCCTGGAGCCTGATTATCCGGTTCTGCGTCTTTTTGTAACGACGGGAAATCAGGCGGAGCAGCTGTATAGGAAGAGAGGCTTTCTCTCCGGCGGGGAATATCATCAGCTTAGATACACCATCGAGTAA
- a CDS encoding sugar phosphate isomerase/epimerase family protein: MNISIGGYSFYNTFLEGKMDVFGYLETVKYRYRMDAVDLWNGFFIDRSDSVYKLADKSYIRKIREALDEKEMRVVNFAVDGAQLWDPDPDLRQRLYENALVHLDAAEILGAETVRIDTGGSYKGSEPMTDEQFEYTVKRYREYADRAADGGYTIGPENHMGASLLPHEMKRLAEEVHHPAFGFLLHLGRWKADEAEGDAMVAPWTVHTHFDAKTAVHPGAEEKVRCLLAGGYKGYWGVECNAPNNQYVEMEWMIGAVKRIVSNASQVELE; encoded by the coding sequence TTGAACATTTCGATTGGCGGTTATTCTTTTTATAATACGTTTCTGGAAGGAAAAATGGATGTGTTCGGTTATTTGGAGACGGTGAAGTACCGGTACCGAATGGATGCGGTTGATTTGTGGAACGGTTTTTTTATCGATCGGAGCGACAGCGTATACAAGCTTGCTGATAAGAGCTACATCCGCAAGATTAGAGAAGCGCTGGATGAGAAAGAGATGAGGGTGGTCAACTTTGCTGTGGACGGAGCGCAACTATGGGATCCTGACCCGGATCTTCGGCAGAGGCTGTATGAGAATGCGCTGGTTCATTTGGATGCCGCTGAAATCCTGGGCGCTGAAACCGTGCGGATCGACACCGGCGGCAGTTATAAGGGATCGGAGCCGATGACTGATGAACAGTTCGAGTATACGGTTAAACGTTATCGCGAATATGCGGATCGTGCAGCGGATGGCGGTTATACCATTGGTCCGGAAAATCATATGGGCGCCTCACTGCTTCCACATGAAATGAAACGGCTTGCAGAGGAAGTCCATCATCCTGCTTTTGGTTTTCTGCTTCATCTTGGCAGATGGAAGGCCGATGAGGCTGAAGGGGATGCGATGGTTGCCCCGTGGACGGTACATACTCATTTTGACGCGAAAACAGCGGTCCATCCCGGTGCGGAGGAGAAGGTACGGTGTCTGCTCGCAGGCGGTTACAAGGGCTATTGGGGCGTCGAATGCAATGCACCGAACAATCAATATGTGGAGATGGAATGGATGATCGGGGCTGTAAAACGGATCGTGAGTAATGCCAGTCAAGTTGAGTTGGAATGA